From one Comamonas piscis genomic stretch:
- a CDS encoding MFS transporter, which translates to MPATTPSAPPRLLRDQHSGFLIFLIARVFAVGATQIQAVVVAWQVYDLTRNPMALAFVGLAQFIPMLLLLLPAGELIDRLPRKKVLATSWALGSVCSALLLWLSGHGNAGVAGIYAVLVLYGATRAFSGPALQSLLPQLVPMALLPKAIATNSVVMRCSAIVAPMLGGFLYAAGGAVWTYGVCMLAFAVGTALLLRVKVLYAAPKIVTEPGAPRDSIWQRFGAGIRFIFGRPMVLGTISLDLFAVLLGGVVALLPIYAHEVLHTGPEGLGLLRSAMAIGEVCAGLYLSSRPFGTQVGRRMMLAVAVFGIANLVFSLSHWLWLSCLALAIAGAADMVSVYVRGSLLQFATPDNMRGRVNAVNMLFIGSSNELGEFRAGTSAALLGAVPAAVAGGLCSLLVVGLWTRLFPSLWRVNRFEDAQYTSAGK; encoded by the coding sequence ATGCCAGCGACTACCCCATCTGCCCCTCCGCGGCTGCTGCGCGACCAGCACAGCGGCTTTCTCATTTTCCTGATCGCGCGCGTATTCGCTGTCGGCGCCACCCAGATCCAAGCGGTTGTGGTGGCCTGGCAGGTGTATGACCTGACGCGCAACCCGATGGCGCTGGCCTTTGTCGGCCTGGCCCAGTTCATCCCCATGCTGCTGCTGCTCTTGCCCGCTGGCGAGCTGATCGACCGGCTGCCGCGCAAAAAGGTGCTGGCCACCAGCTGGGCGCTGGGCAGTGTCTGCAGCGCATTGCTGCTGTGGCTCTCCGGCCATGGCAACGCGGGCGTGGCAGGTATTTATGCGGTGCTGGTGCTGTATGGGGCCACCCGTGCTTTCTCAGGCCCGGCACTGCAAAGCCTGTTGCCGCAGTTGGTGCCCATGGCGCTGCTGCCCAAAGCCATTGCCACTAACAGCGTGGTGATGCGCTGCTCGGCGATTGTTGCGCCCATGCTGGGCGGCTTTTTGTACGCAGCGGGCGGGGCCGTATGGACCTATGGCGTGTGCATGCTGGCCTTCGCCGTCGGCACGGCGCTGCTGCTACGGGTCAAGGTGCTGTATGCAGCACCCAAGATAGTGACCGAGCCCGGCGCCCCGCGCGATTCGATCTGGCAGCGCTTTGGCGCCGGCATCCGCTTTATCTTTGGCCGCCCCATGGTCCTGGGCACCATCTCGCTCGATCTGTTTGCGGTGCTGCTGGGCGGCGTGGTCGCGCTGTTGCCCATCTATGCCCATGAGGTGCTGCACACCGGGCCTGAGGGCCTGGGCCTGCTGCGCAGCGCCATGGCCATCGGCGAGGTCTGCGCTGGCCTCTACCTCAGCAGCCGCCCCTTTGGCACCCAGGTGGGTCGTCGCATGATGCTGGCCGTGGCCGTGTTCGGCATCGCTAACCTGGTGTTCTCGCTGTCGCACTGGCTGTGGCTGTCCTGCCTGGCGCTGGCGATTGCTGGCGCCGCCGATATGGTAAGCGTCTATGTGCGCGGCTCGCTGCTGCAATTTGCCACGCCTGACAACATGCGCGGCCGCGTCAATGCCGTCAACATGCTGTTCATCGGCTCGTCCAACGAACTGGGCGAGTTCCGCGCCGGCACCAGTGCCGCCCTGCTGGGCGCCGTGCCGGCTGCCGTTGCTGGCGGGCTGTGCTCGCTGCTGGTGGTGGGGCTATGGACGCGGCTCTTCCCGAGCCTATGGAGGGTGAACCGCTTTGAGGATGCGCAGTACACCTCGGCGGGCAAATAG
- a CDS encoding META and DUF4377 domain-containing protein: MQRWKLMSLSAAAAMALAACSSTPSSTSVAPATGSTVPAMNASAADKTLQAYHWDLERAEDQAGRALPAFTALAPKKVLRLGFSGDAKTAHRVSIGNLCNVMGAGYQLDGDKISITNPIGTMMACEPPLMQLEQAVSAQITRAESLRITQDNNAPRLTLHFNDGSRWLLKSVPTNATKYGNAGETMFYEVGPQTKPCNHGVAKGVQCLQVRELRYDSNGRKTVAGDWQHFYGNIEGYQHEAGYSNVLRVKRYTIANPPADASRYAYVLDMTVETAKAP, translated from the coding sequence ATGCAACGTTGGAAACTGATGAGCCTGAGCGCAGCCGCAGCCATGGCCCTGGCCGCCTGCAGCAGCACCCCGTCCTCCACCTCCGTGGCACCGGCCACGGGCAGCACCGTACCCGCCATGAACGCCTCTGCCGCTGACAAGACCCTGCAGGCCTACCACTGGGACCTGGAACGTGCCGAGGACCAGGCCGGCCGCGCGCTGCCCGCCTTCACCGCGCTGGCACCGAAGAAGGTACTGCGCCTGGGCTTCAGCGGGGATGCCAAGACGGCGCACCGCGTGAGCATTGGCAACCTCTGCAATGTGATGGGCGCTGGCTACCAGCTCGATGGCGACAAGATCAGCATCACCAACCCGATCGGTACGATGATGGCTTGCGAGCCCCCCTTGATGCAGCTGGAGCAAGCGGTGAGCGCACAGATCACCCGTGCCGAGAGCCTGCGCATCACGCAAGACAATAATGCCCCGCGCCTGACCCTGCACTTCAACGACGGCAGCCGCTGGCTGCTGAAGTCGGTGCCTACTAACGCCACCAAGTACGGCAACGCCGGCGAGACCATGTTCTACGAAGTAGGCCCGCAGACCAAGCCTTGCAACCATGGTGTGGCCAAGGGTGTGCAGTGCCTGCAGGTACGTGAACTGCGTTATGACAGCAACGGCCGCAAGACCGTGGCGGGCGACTGGCAGCACTTCTACGGCAACATCGAAGGCTACCAACATGAAGCCGGTTACAGCAATGTGCTGCGGGTCAAGCGCTACACCATCGCCAACCCGCCGGCAGATGCATCGCGCTACGCCTATGTGCTGGACATGACGGTGGAGACCGCCAAAGCCCCTTGA
- a CDS encoding MFS transporter has protein sequence MQKQPTTSSSASPAAAPGPTLSPTLSPAVLLLMATACGLCAGANYFNQPLLNSIAHALQVSESTAGILVTCAQVSYAIGLLFLVPLGDMLERRKLTVGLMLLAAIGLLVSGFAEWMPSPFTALVLGTLVTGLFSVAAQVLVPMAASLAPRESSGRAVGLVMSGLLTGILLSRTVAGLLSAVGGWSLVYKAGGVAMVLVALALYRVLPKVAHSGARLPYGQVLGSMATLIRTQPRLRTRTLLGGLAFASVSVLFSTMALMLGGPEHGLSDSSIGLIGLSGVAGALMANAAGRLVDKGLERPTTAFSVLLLVVNWALLWYSQHSVFLFIVGMLVIELALQGTHICNQNVIYRLAPEARSRINACYMTGYFIGASAGSAIGAWAWHHGGWTGACIAGTVLALLNVAALLADRRLSHPNAQASGPSAT, from the coding sequence GTGCAAAAACAACCAACAACATCTTCTTCCGCCAGCCCCGCTGCTGCCCCAGGCCCCACCCTCAGCCCCACCCTCAGCCCCGCCGTCCTGCTGCTGATGGCAACCGCCTGCGGCCTGTGCGCAGGGGCCAATTACTTCAACCAACCGCTGCTCAACTCCATCGCGCATGCGCTGCAGGTGAGCGAAAGCACGGCCGGCATCCTGGTCACCTGCGCGCAGGTGTCGTATGCCATCGGCCTGCTGTTTCTGGTGCCGCTGGGCGATATGCTGGAGCGCCGCAAACTGACCGTGGGCCTGATGCTGCTCGCAGCGATTGGCCTGCTCGTCAGCGGCTTTGCCGAGTGGATGCCCTCGCCCTTCACGGCGCTGGTGCTGGGCACCCTGGTGACCGGTTTGTTCTCGGTCGCAGCCCAGGTGCTGGTGCCGATGGCCGCCAGCCTGGCACCACGTGAATCCAGCGGCCGCGCCGTCGGCCTGGTGATGAGCGGTTTGCTCACCGGCATCTTGCTGTCGCGCACCGTTGCCGGTTTGTTGTCGGCCGTGGGCGGCTGGAGCCTCGTCTACAAGGCGGGCGGTGTGGCCATGGTGCTGGTGGCGCTGGCGCTGTACCGGGTGCTGCCCAAGGTGGCGCACAGCGGCGCACGCCTGCCCTATGGCCAGGTGCTGGGCAGTATGGCCACGTTGATCCGCACACAGCCACGCCTGCGCACCCGCACCTTGTTGGGTGGCCTGGCCTTTGCGTCGGTCAGCGTGTTGTTTTCCACGATGGCCTTGATGCTCGGCGGCCCTGAGCACGGTTTGAGTGATTCGTCGATCGGATTGATTGGCCTCTCCGGTGTGGCCGGCGCCTTGATGGCCAATGCCGCAGGCCGCCTGGTCGACAAGGGCCTGGAGCGCCCGACCACCGCCTTCTCCGTGCTGCTGCTGGTCGTCAACTGGGCACTGCTCTGGTACAGCCAGCACTCGGTGTTTTTGTTCATCGTCGGCATGCTGGTGATCGAGCTGGCGCTGCAAGGCACCCACATCTGCAACCAGAACGTCATCTACCGGCTGGCACCCGAGGCGCGCTCGCGCATCAATGCCTGCTATATGACGGGCTACTTTATCGGTGCCTCTGCCGGCTCGGCCATCGGCGCCTGGGCCTGGCACCATGGCGGCTGGACGGGCGCCTGCATCGCTGGCACGGTGCTTGCATTGCTCAATGTGGCGGCCTTGCTGGCCGACCGCAGGCTGTCCCATCCGAACGCCCAGGCATCTGGGCCCAGCGCCACCTAA
- a CDS encoding pseudouridine synthase has product MPMIPASVAHPHAQDQPLPVLWRDEHLIAIYKPAQWLVHRTGLDAGETRFIVQTLRDQIGKHVFPLHRLDKGTCGVLLLALHAEAASRTRQQFENHQIGKRYLAMVRGWAPLHAEVDHALRPDDAPEDAAAQPAQTRFARLATLEHADTYDARFAGTRLSLVQAEPHTGRRHQIRRHLKHIAHPIIGDATHGKGPLNRWWAERLGLQRLWLHAWSLSLQHPYTQVPLQIESGLQFAPVAPQPASASAPGSGEPQSHPSLQQWQALLRSPQWSRD; this is encoded by the coding sequence ATGCCCATGATCCCTGCCTCCGTCGCCCACCCCCATGCCCAGGACCAGCCTCTGCCCGTGCTCTGGCGCGACGAGCATCTGATCGCCATCTACAAGCCGGCCCAATGGCTGGTGCACCGCACGGGGCTGGATGCGGGTGAGACACGCTTTATCGTGCAGACCTTGCGCGACCAGATTGGCAAGCATGTGTTTCCGCTGCACCGGCTGGACAAGGGCACCTGCGGCGTGCTGCTGCTGGCGCTGCATGCAGAAGCAGCCAGCCGCACGCGGCAGCAGTTTGAAAACCACCAGATCGGCAAGCGCTACCTGGCGATGGTGCGTGGCTGGGCACCGCTGCATGCGGAGGTAGACCACGCGCTGCGCCCGGATGATGCACCCGAGGACGCGGCAGCCCAGCCAGCGCAAACCCGCTTTGCCCGCCTGGCCACGCTGGAACATGCCGATACCTATGACGCGCGCTTTGCCGGCACGCGCCTGTCCCTCGTGCAAGCCGAGCCGCACACCGGGCGCCGCCACCAGATCCGCCGCCACCTCAAGCACATCGCCCACCCCATCATCGGTGATGCCACGCATGGCAAGGGCCCCCTGAACCGCTGGTGGGCCGAGCGCCTGGGGCTGCAGCGGCTGTGGCTGCATGCCTGGTCGCTGTCGCTGCAGCACCCTTATACCCAAGTGCCTTTGCAGATTGAGAGTGGCCTGCAGTTTGCGCCAGTAGCGCCGCAGCCAGCATCAGCATCAGCACCTGGCAGTGGCGAGCCGCAATCGCACCCCAGCCTGCAGCAATGGCAGGCGCTGCTGCGCAGCCCGCAATGGTCACGTGATTGA